Proteins from one Emcibacter sp. SYSU 3D8 genomic window:
- a CDS encoding diguanylate cyclase, which translates to MARRFTIGYLVALSSIALLFAISHAMLDNVISDQRDSATVINIAGRQRMLSQRVALLADNLAAGDSSARAPLTRAINLMERSQNALIHGGDLRIVDPLSPEAYAFYFQGDRPLDPAVRHFLAQARIIASSDGDHDRSAALRSVQRSARETLLPRLDMAVSLFESHANSRITWLQWSQRIILAVLFAILAAEAILIFRPLVLRLGGYISSLTELATRDGLTGLHNRRYFLEIAQQMLLMARRGTSPTAVLALDLDNFKRINDTLGHRAGDAALRRFAEIVRHTVRRSDLIGRMGGEEFAIVLPGVDRHAARIVAEKLRRAFEEDKAKDSPPFTASIGVVLAGATDTISDLLNHADAAVYLAKQNGRNRVEFYTHNVGARRTAHTCDTADSLASPGKSMKA; encoded by the coding sequence GTGGCGCGTCGTTTCACGATCGGCTACCTGGTGGCGCTCTCGTCCATCGCCCTGCTGTTCGCCATTTCCCATGCCATGCTCGACAATGTCATTTCCGATCAGCGGGATTCGGCCACGGTCATCAACATCGCCGGGCGCCAGCGCATGCTGTCCCAGCGCGTCGCGCTGCTGGCCGACAATCTCGCCGCGGGCGACAGCTCGGCCCGGGCGCCGCTGACCCGGGCGATCAATCTCATGGAACGGTCCCAGAACGCCCTGATCCACGGCGGCGACCTGCGCATCGTCGATCCGCTGTCGCCGGAGGCTTACGCCTTCTATTTCCAGGGTGACCGGCCCCTCGATCCGGCGGTGCGCCATTTCCTCGCCCAGGCGCGGATCATCGCCAGTTCGGACGGCGACCACGACCGGTCTGCGGCGCTTCGTTCTGTACAACGTTCGGCCCGGGAAACCCTGCTGCCCCGGCTCGATATGGCTGTGTCGCTGTTCGAGTCCCATGCCAACAGCCGGATCACCTGGCTGCAATGGAGCCAGCGTATCATCCTGGCGGTTCTGTTCGCGATACTGGCGGCCGAAGCGATCCTGATTTTCCGGCCCCTGGTCCTGCGCCTGGGCGGCTACATTTCGAGCCTCACCGAACTCGCCACCAGGGACGGCCTGACCGGCCTGCACAATCGCCGCTACTTTCTCGAGATCGCGCAGCAGATGCTCCTGATGGCGCGCCGGGGCACGTCTCCCACGGCCGTGCTGGCCCTCGACCTCGACAATTTCAAGCGCATCAACGACACGTTGGGGCATCGGGCCGGAGACGCCGCGCTTCGCCGATTTGCCGAGATCGTCCGCCACACCGTGCGGCGCAGCGACCTGATCGGACGCATGGGGGGCGAGGAGTTTGCCATCGTGCTCCCGGGCGTCGACCGCCATGCCGCGCGGATTGTCGCCGAGAAGCTGCGCCGGGCATTCGAGGAAGACAAGGCCAAGGATTCGCCGCCGTTCACCGCCAGCATCGGCGTGGTGCTCGCCGGCGCAACCGATACGATTTCCGATCTGCTGAACCACGCCGACGCCGCGGTCTACCTGGCCAAGCAGAATGGCCGCAACCGGGTTGAATTCTATACCCACAATGTCGGTGCGCGGCGAACGGCGCACACCTGCGACACAGCCGACTCCCTGGCCTCGCCAGGCAAGAGCATGAAAGCCTGA
- a CDS encoding phospholipase D-like domain-containing protein encodes MISLNAYLLTAHVIASLFVTAHVLLHNRDVRAAIGWIGIAWLSPVIGPFLYFAFGINRVTRRALRLPMPTPRHSPHGRGGRPDPGSAERDMVGEQLPEQIATIAAVAARVTELPLLPGNRVDLLENGDQAYPEMLHAIDNARTCIAVMSYIFRADEVGTAFIDALARAKARGVEIRAIVDGIGGGYLLSPARRRLRAAGIPVARFMHYVLPWRMPFLNMRSHKKVLVIDGVLGFTGGLNLATENTRILHRRRQVRDVHFRIAGPVVGQLMLTFAEDWFFTRKEVLDDPMWWPDVPSAGTVMARGVSSGPDDRLGELESVMAVAVCEAKHRIRIVSPYFLPDQRLASALLLAALRGVRVELIIPDQSDHPVVDWAMRSHLEEFLQVGIVCHMTPLPFDHSKLSTVDGAWSLLGSANWDVRSLRLNFEFNVECYGEETAAAIDRLIDGKIARARTLTAGELAGRSLPVRLRDAATRLMLPYL; translated from the coding sequence GTGATATCCTTGAACGCCTATCTGCTGACGGCCCATGTCATTGCGTCGCTGTTCGTCACCGCGCATGTGCTGCTGCACAATCGGGACGTACGCGCCGCGATCGGCTGGATCGGCATTGCCTGGCTGTCGCCCGTGATAGGCCCGTTCCTGTACTTCGCCTTCGGCATCAACCGGGTCACCCGCCGCGCCCTGCGGCTTCCCATGCCCACGCCCCGGCACTCGCCGCACGGCCGGGGGGGCAGGCCGGATCCGGGCTCGGCCGAGCGGGACATGGTCGGCGAGCAACTGCCCGAGCAGATCGCCACCATCGCGGCGGTCGCCGCCCGGGTAACCGAGCTGCCCCTGCTCCCCGGAAACCGCGTCGATCTTCTCGAGAACGGCGACCAGGCCTATCCGGAAATGCTGCACGCCATCGACAATGCCCGGACATGCATTGCCGTGATGTCGTACATCTTTCGCGCCGACGAGGTGGGCACGGCATTCATCGACGCGCTCGCCCGGGCCAAGGCGCGCGGCGTCGAGATCCGTGCGATTGTCGACGGGATCGGCGGCGGATATCTCTTGTCGCCGGCCCGCAGACGGCTGCGGGCTGCGGGCATCCCCGTCGCCCGGTTCATGCACTACGTACTGCCCTGGCGCATGCCGTTCCTCAACATGCGCTCGCACAAGAAAGTCCTGGTGATCGACGGCGTGCTGGGGTTCACCGGCGGCCTCAACCTCGCCACCGAGAACACCCGCATCCTGCACCGACGGCGGCAGGTCAGGGACGTACACTTCCGCATTGCCGGTCCGGTGGTCGGGCAACTCATGCTGACCTTCGCCGAGGACTGGTTTTTTACCCGCAAGGAGGTGCTCGACGATCCCATGTGGTGGCCGGATGTGCCGTCCGCCGGTACCGTCATGGCGCGCGGGGTCAGCTCCGGTCCCGACGACCGCCTGGGCGAACTGGAATCGGTCATGGCCGTGGCGGTGTGCGAGGCCAAGCACCGCATCCGCATCGTCTCGCCCTATTTCCTGCCCGACCAGCGGCTTGCGTCGGCGCTTCTGCTGGCCGCGCTCCGCGGCGTCCGTGTGGAACTGATCATACCGGACCAGTCCGACCATCCTGTGGTCGACTGGGCCATGCGGTCGCATCTGGAGGAATTCCTGCAGGTCGGCATCGTCTGCCACATGACGCCGCTGCCCTTCGACCATTCCAAACTGAGCACCGTCGATGGCGCGTGGAGCCTGCTGGGCAGCGCCAACTGGGACGTGCGCAGCCTTCGCCTCAACTTCGAATTCAACGTGGAATGCTATGGCGAGGAGACGGCGGCGGCCATCGACCGGCTGATCGACGGCAAGATCGCCAGGGCCAGGACGCTCACAGCCGGGGAACTGGCCGGACGCAGTCTGCCGGTCCGGTTACGCGACGCCGCCACACGGCTTATGCTGCCCTATCTGTGA
- a CDS encoding endonuclease/exonuclease/phosphatase family protein: MKVISWNLLRLDEGGATVKHIAELIEEQKPDLVLLQEAFQDVENLPGMIGGTLFHEPMPSRLYGLAAWSPHDVTPREALTLPVSRMPGRLPPRVAQLLHVGEITFANVHLSHGQWLNRWQLKRLASALHGPAAVIGDYNAVGPTMLPGFRDIGPRGRTHMCGTMIPLRLDRCLARGVRCLQGSILERGSSDHHPIVLKLQADHHVAIAAAE, from the coding sequence GTGAAGGTTATCAGCTGGAATCTGCTCCGCCTCGACGAGGGAGGCGCGACAGTGAAGCACATCGCCGAGCTGATCGAGGAGCAGAAGCCCGATTTGGTGCTGCTGCAGGAAGCTTTTCAGGATGTGGAAAATCTGCCCGGCATGATTGGCGGCACCCTGTTTCACGAGCCCATGCCATCACGTCTCTACGGGCTGGCCGCCTGGAGCCCCCACGACGTGACACCGCGCGAGGCGCTGACGTTACCCGTGTCGCGCATGCCGGGCCGGCTGCCGCCGCGCGTCGCCCAATTGCTTCACGTCGGCGAGATTACCTTTGCCAACGTCCACCTGTCGCACGGTCAGTGGCTCAACCGCTGGCAGCTCAAGCGACTTGCCAGCGCGCTCCATGGTCCTGCCGCGGTGATTGGCGATTACAACGCCGTCGGGCCGACCATGCTTCCCGGATTTCGCGATATCGGACCGCGTGGGCGGACGCATATGTGCGGCACCATGATACCGCTGCGCCTCGACCGATGCCTGGCGCGCGGCGTTCGCTGCTTGCAAGGTTCCATCCTCGAACGGGGCTCGTCGGATCATCACCCCATCGTGCTCAAGCTGCAGGCCGATCATCACGTGGCGATCGCCGCCGCTGAATAG
- a CDS encoding protein adenylyltransferase SelO — translation MPVSKAYRPDPRHPSLGGEFYDVVAPADFPEATLRFRNDRWAARVGLDTLTDEEWVRHFARFEPLPGNIAQPLALRYHGHQFRSYNPDLGDGRGFLFAQMRDAADGRLLDLGTKGSGRTPWSRTADGRLTLKGGVREILATEMLEAQGVYTSKTFSLIETGEDLVRHDEPSPTRSAVMVRLSHSHVRIGTFQRLAALEQQADIKRLVDYCIEHYWSQAADAPDPVAAFFTLAVEAIARMGADWWVAGFVHGVLNTDNTTITGESFDYGPWRFLPTLDPAFTAAYFDHSGLYAFGRQAPALFWNCERLAGCLLDLSTQAELVKGLEAFQPAFWSRLEARTHAKLGLVPGAGARELVQDFYEALSKSQLPYERAFFDLVGGAMPERIAASPHRDAYAGEHWSGIMPRLRAGQPSSSAAAALAHPYFGGSAPCTILIDEMEATWAPIAENDDWFMLHRKIADIRDQGAALAPLFEPGGQGFIPQY, via the coding sequence GTGCCGGTCTCGAAAGCCTACCGACCCGACCCGCGCCATCCGTCCCTGGGCGGCGAATTCTACGACGTGGTCGCCCCCGCCGATTTCCCCGAGGCGACCCTCCGGTTCCGGAACGACCGCTGGGCCGCAAGGGTAGGGCTGGATACCCTGACCGACGAGGAATGGGTCCGTCACTTCGCCCGGTTCGAGCCGCTGCCCGGCAACATCGCCCAACCCCTGGCCCTGCGCTATCACGGCCACCAGTTCCGCAGCTACAACCCCGACCTGGGCGACGGCCGCGGCTTCCTCTTCGCCCAGATGCGTGACGCGGCCGATGGCCGCCTGCTGGACCTCGGCACCAAGGGTTCGGGCAGGACGCCCTGGTCGCGCACCGCCGACGGCCGCCTCACCCTGAAGGGCGGCGTGCGCGAGATTCTCGCCACCGAGATGCTCGAGGCGCAGGGTGTCTACACCTCGAAGACCTTCAGCCTGATCGAGACCGGCGAGGACCTGGTCCGCCATGACGAGCCGTCGCCGACGCGCTCGGCGGTGATGGTGCGCCTCAGCCATAGCCATGTCCGCATCGGCACCTTCCAGCGTCTCGCGGCGCTGGAGCAGCAGGCCGACATCAAGCGGCTCGTCGATTACTGCATCGAGCACTACTGGTCCCAGGCTGCCGACGCGCCCGATCCCGTCGCCGCGTTCTTCACGCTGGCCGTCGAGGCCATCGCCCGCATGGGGGCCGATTGGTGGGTCGCCGGCTTCGTCCATGGCGTGCTCAACACCGACAACACCACCATCACCGGCGAGAGCTTCGATTACGGCCCGTGGCGCTTCCTGCCCACGCTGGATCCGGCCTTCACTGCCGCCTATTTCGACCATTCCGGTCTCTATGCCTTCGGACGGCAGGCGCCGGCGCTGTTCTGGAATTGCGAACGCCTCGCCGGCTGCCTGCTTGATCTCTCGACCCAGGCCGAACTGGTCAAGGGACTGGAAGCCTTCCAGCCGGCGTTCTGGAGCCGGCTCGAGGCCCGCACCCACGCCAAGCTGGGCCTCGTGCCCGGCGCCGGCGCACGTGAACTGGTGCAAGACTTCTACGAGGCGCTGAGCAAGAGCCAGCTGCCCTACGAGCGCGCCTTCTTCGACCTGGTCGGTGGCGCGATGCCGGAACGCATCGCCGCCAGTCCGCACCGCGACGCCTATGCGGGCGAGCACTGGTCCGGCATCATGCCCAGGCTGCGCGCCGGCCAGCCTTCATCTTCCGCTGCCGCCGCCCTGGCGCATCCCTATTTTGGCGGATCTGCTCCCTGCACCATCCTGATCGATGAGATGGAAGCCACCTGGGCGCCCATCGCAGAAAACGATGACTGGTTCATGCTCCACCGCAAGATCGCTGATATACGGGATCAGGGTGCCGCCCTTGCGCCGCTTTTCGAGCCAGGAGGCCAAGGTTTCATCCCACAATACTGA
- a CDS encoding patatin-like phospholipase family protein, with amino-acid sequence MTEPGGQTRSRTGLLLAGGGARGAYQVGVLKAIAELWGNETNPFPVICGVSVGSINAVYIASMAERFGVGVAELERMWRDLRTEQVYRTDVATVTTTALHWLSTLTVGGFGKGNPLSLLRNGPLGDLIRRNIDFESVNRCLTTGVLDALAITASSYASGRAMTFFQAPAGLPDWQRARRDGVHCEITAEHILASAALPVIFPPQKVDGEYFGDGSLRLTAPLSPAIHLGAERILVVGTRDRRVEQEQVQARRQRLPTLGDIAGHMMDLLFNDNLNEDVERLRRINHTLSLLAPGKASESPLRPVEVLIVQPSQDIGDIARRHAMEIPWTIRGLLRGAGAWGAGWRVPSYLLFEPGFCGELIDLGYQDAMMRKGEIANFLGVP; translated from the coding sequence ATGACGGAACCCGGCGGTCAGACCAGGAGCAGAACCGGCCTGTTGCTGGCTGGCGGCGGGGCACGCGGCGCCTATCAGGTCGGTGTGCTGAAAGCCATCGCGGAACTGTGGGGCAACGAAACAAACCCGTTTCCGGTCATTTGCGGCGTATCGGTGGGTTCGATCAATGCGGTCTATATCGCCAGCATGGCCGAGCGATTTGGCGTCGGCGTTGCTGAGCTGGAGCGCATGTGGCGGGATCTGCGCACCGAACAGGTTTACCGGACGGATGTGGCGACAGTGACGACCACGGCGTTGCACTGGCTGTCAACGCTGACCGTCGGCGGCTTCGGCAAGGGCAACCCGCTCTCCTTGCTCCGTAACGGGCCGCTTGGCGACCTGATCCGGCGGAATATCGATTTTGAGAGTGTCAATCGCTGCCTGACGACGGGGGTGCTCGATGCCCTGGCGATTACCGCCTCGAGCTATGCCAGCGGACGGGCCATGACCTTTTTCCAGGCGCCGGCCGGATTGCCCGACTGGCAGCGGGCGCGGCGCGACGGCGTGCACTGCGAAATCACCGCCGAGCATATCCTCGCCTCGGCGGCATTGCCGGTGATCTTTCCCCCGCAGAAGGTGGATGGAGAATATTTCGGCGACGGATCGTTGCGGCTGACCGCGCCGCTCAGCCCGGCGATCCATTTGGGCGCCGAACGCATATTGGTGGTCGGTACGCGGGACCGGCGGGTCGAGCAGGAACAGGTGCAAGCGCGGCGCCAACGGCTGCCGACGCTGGGCGACATCGCCGGCCATATGATGGACCTGCTGTTCAACGACAACCTGAACGAGGATGTGGAGCGGCTGCGGCGGATCAATCACACCTTGTCGCTGCTGGCGCCAGGCAAGGCGTCGGAAAGCCCGCTGCGACCCGTCGAAGTGCTGATCGTTCAGCCGTCGCAGGACATCGGCGACATCGCGCGTCGTCACGCCATGGAAATCCCCTGGACCATTCGCGGGCTGCTGCGCGGTGCCGGTGCCTGGGGCGCCGGCTGGCGGGTGCCCAGCTACCTGCTGTTCGAGCCGGGCTTTTGCGGCGAATTGATCGATCTGGGATATCAGGATGCAATGATGCGCAAGGGGGAGATCGCCAATTTTCTCGGCGTCCCCTAG
- a CDS encoding phosphatase PAP2 family protein — protein MLAAIFLAAASALSFGLLVSEMVEGETRAFDKTVLLAFRDPANLAEPIGPDWLASAVRDVTSLGSTTMLTLIVMASAGYLLLDGKRASTVLLLISVIGGSVLSKVMKIAFGRERPDIVPHLMTETSLSFPSGHAMNSAILYLTLGALLARAQNGRRQQAYMFGVAALVAVVVGLSRVYLGVHWPTDVLAGWSVGAAWAMGCMAAAIWFERRNG, from the coding sequence GTGTTGGCGGCGATCTTCCTCGCTGCCGCGTCGGCCCTGTCCTTCGGGTTGCTGGTCTCCGAGATGGTCGAGGGTGAAACGCGGGCGTTCGACAAGACGGTGCTGCTGGCATTCCGCGATCCGGCAAATCTTGCCGAACCCATCGGGCCGGACTGGCTTGCCAGCGCGGTTCGCGACGTGACCAGCCTGGGCAGCACCACCATGCTGACGCTGATCGTAATGGCCTCGGCGGGATACCTGCTGCTTGACGGCAAGCGGGCCTCGACAGTGCTTTTGCTGATCTCGGTGATCGGTGGGTCGGTGCTGAGCAAGGTGATGAAGATCGCGTTCGGACGCGAGCGGCCGGATATCGTGCCGCACCTGATGACCGAAACGTCGCTGAGTTTTCCCAGCGGTCATGCCATGAACTCGGCGATCTTGTACCTGACCCTTGGCGCGTTGCTGGCGCGGGCGCAGAACGGTCGCAGGCAACAGGCCTACATGTTCGGCGTGGCGGCGCTTGTCGCAGTCGTCGTGGGCCTGAGCCGGGTCTATCTGGGCGTACACTGGCCCACCGATGTGCTGGCAGGATGGAGCGTGGGGGCGGCCTGGGCCATGGGCTGCATGGCGGCGGCGATCTGGTTCGAGCGCCGGAACGGCTGA
- a CDS encoding GGDEF domain-containing protein produces MEFQALTGSVAFAVTQTAVALFMAGLYVAARRDACTRYWAIASALIAIGVIAPFPFIGTSFRLTSMAVGTTAIVAGLVWMWWGMRVFFGRAPKRIGWWLIAGHAVIFSAVFALTSETQLRVITFAVGVAVAVTLIVIEVWRGSGEPLTVARRLVVFAFIITLAPIVARAAILLGTGVRMTPLTDTTFNVLMLYLLPMAGGLLSSVGTLLMYFERTIDEKDHLANHDELTRLYNRRAFTVLGEQALAAAIRQDKPISMLLIDIDHFKAVNDTLGHEAGDRALFAIAAALSETCRRSDIVGRHGGEEFCVICPDTSAEEAMRLGERLLLAVEALTPPAGFPRGFSISIGIATASGEQAWDALLLEADRALYIAKDTGRNRAVAA; encoded by the coding sequence TTGGAATTTCAGGCCCTCACCGGTAGCGTGGCATTCGCCGTCACGCAGACCGCGGTGGCGCTGTTCATGGCCGGCCTTTATGTGGCGGCCCGTCGCGATGCGTGCACCCGATACTGGGCGATCGCCAGCGCGCTCATTGCCATCGGTGTCATCGCTCCCTTTCCGTTCATCGGGACAAGCTTCCGCCTGACTTCCATGGCCGTCGGGACGACCGCGATCGTCGCGGGCCTGGTCTGGATGTGGTGGGGGATGCGGGTGTTTTTCGGCCGCGCGCCAAAGCGCATCGGCTGGTGGCTCATCGCCGGACATGCCGTGATTTTCTCCGCCGTATTCGCCCTCACCTCTGAAACCCAGCTGCGTGTAATCACATTTGCGGTCGGGGTCGCCGTTGCCGTCACGTTGATCGTCATCGAAGTCTGGCGGGGTAGCGGTGAGCCGCTGACGGTCGCTCGCCGTCTGGTGGTGTTCGCGTTCATCATCACCCTGGCGCCGATCGTCGCCCGGGCCGCGATCCTGCTGGGCACCGGCGTTCGCATGACGCCGCTGACCGACACCACCTTCAATGTCCTGATGCTCTACCTGTTGCCCATGGCTGGCGGCCTGCTCAGTTCGGTAGGTACGCTGCTGATGTATTTCGAGCGCACCATCGACGAGAAGGACCATCTGGCAAACCACGACGAACTGACCCGGCTCTACAACCGCCGCGCCTTCACCGTGCTGGGCGAACAGGCGCTTGCCGCCGCCATCCGGCAGGACAAGCCGATTTCCATGCTGCTGATCGATATCGACCACTTCAAGGCCGTCAACGACACGCTGGGTCACGAAGCCGGCGATCGCGCGCTGTTCGCCATCGCGGCCGCCCTGTCCGAAACCTGCCGTCGCTCGGATATCGTCGGCCGGCATGGTGGCGAGGAATTCTGCGTCATCTGCCCCGATACGTCGGCCGAAGAAGCCATGCGGCTCGGCGAGCGTCTGCTGCTCGCCGTAGAGGCACTGACGCCGCCGGCCGGCTTCCCACGTGGCTTCAGCATCAGCATCGGCATCGCGACAGCGTCCGGCGAACAGGCCTGGGACGCACTTTTGCTGGAAGCCGACCGTGCGCTCTACATCGCCAAGGACACCGGCCGCAACCGGGCGGTCGCCGCCTAG
- a CDS encoding GGDEF domain-containing protein has product MFTIALFMSGMYLTARRETSTRYWAIAAVLLAVGAMSSFPLAGTVLASVGIWLAVTLVIAGGICWWWGLRVFFGRSVPALGWWIITANSVACALIFAVTDAAGPRIYNFVLGALVVVVLVVRETLRGDGTPLNIGRKIVVLSYLTAMAALLARAAYFLVLDMPVRPMTDNSVNVALLYFAPMVCVLLGAVGVLLMYFERTIEQKEYLATHDDLTRLRNRRALANQGRRALETARDTGHPLSLLLIDIDHFKDVNDTLGHAVGDRTLCAVAEALTAGCRRTDLIGRQGGEEFCIVCPDTDEEDATRLGERLLGNVRAIIPHPGHGAGISISVGVATAVNHDRWETLLRLADQALYAAKDAGRDRVAVAAALSKPQAYG; this is encoded by the coding sequence ATGTTTACCATCGCCCTGTTCATGAGCGGCATGTATCTGACCGCCCGCCGCGAAACCAGCACGCGCTACTGGGCGATCGCCGCCGTGCTCCTGGCCGTGGGCGCCATGTCGTCCTTTCCGCTCGCGGGAACCGTGCTCGCCTCCGTCGGCATCTGGCTCGCCGTTACCCTGGTCATCGCCGGCGGCATCTGCTGGTGGTGGGGGCTACGAGTGTTCTTCGGCAGATCTGTGCCTGCGCTGGGGTGGTGGATCATCACGGCCAACTCGGTCGCGTGCGCCCTGATCTTTGCCGTGACCGACGCAGCCGGTCCGCGAATCTACAACTTTGTTCTGGGTGCCCTCGTCGTCGTCGTGCTGGTGGTGCGCGAGACCCTGCGCGGCGACGGCACGCCGCTCAATATCGGTCGGAAGATCGTGGTTCTGTCATACCTGACGGCCATGGCGGCGCTGCTTGCCCGGGCGGCATACTTCCTTGTGCTCGACATGCCGGTGCGGCCGATGACCGACAATTCGGTCAATGTGGCTCTGCTCTACTTCGCGCCCATGGTGTGCGTGCTGCTGGGCGCGGTGGGGGTGCTGCTGATGTATTTCGAACGCACCATCGAGCAGAAGGAATATCTGGCGACCCACGACGATCTGACGCGGCTGCGCAATCGCCGCGCCCTCGCCAACCAGGGACGGCGTGCGCTGGAAACGGCTCGTGACACAGGCCACCCGCTGTCCCTGCTGCTGATCGACATCGACCACTTCAAGGACGTGAACGACACGCTGGGTCACGCGGTTGGCGACCGGACGCTTTGCGCCGTCGCCGAGGCGCTGACCGCAGGCTGCCGCCGCACCGACCTGATTGGACGCCAGGGCGGCGAGGAATTCTGCATCGTCTGCCCCGACACCGATGAGGAAGATGCAACGCGCCTGGGCGAACGCCTGCTGGGCAACGTCCGCGCCATCATTCCTCACCCGGGCCATGGCGCGGGCATCAGCATCAGCGTCGGCGTCGCAACCGCGGTGAATCATGACCGGTGGGAGACGCTGTTGCGCCTCGCCGACCAGGCCCTCTACGCAGCAAAGGATGCTGGCCGCGACCGGGTCGCTGTCGCCGCCGCGCTTTCCAAGCCTCAGGCATACGGCTAG
- a CDS encoding GGDEF domain-containing protein, whose translation MELQAVTASAAIGITRVTIALFMLGMYMTARRDKCTAYWAVSSILMGIGSTTPLYGAASDPLGMWFASCLVIASGVCWWWGLRLFFGRTASVAGWWIIGANALIIGVLFLTTSAQPPRLLAFAFSVLLGLVLVAREAWRGDGTPLTVGRAMVAISYTVSPIAIIARAVYFLIADIPVSPLSNHPVSVTLLYLVPLTCSILASVGTLLIYLQRTVAEKDYLATHDDLTQLFNRRALGNAGRAALSASDRDHGVSLLLIDVDHFKSVNDTLGHEAGDDVLRLVAGTLAANCRRTDVIGRQGGEEFCIICPGTDIEEARRLGEQMLQAVTGIAWPGGAGRPLSISIGIAAGGADTNWDAMLHSADEALYAAKAAGRGQAIVA comes from the coding sequence ATGGAACTTCAGGCCGTTACCGCAAGCGCGGCTATAGGCATCACCAGGGTTACGATCGCGCTGTTCATGCTCGGCATGTACATGACGGCGCGGCGCGACAAATGCACGGCCTATTGGGCGGTTTCCTCGATTCTGATGGGTATCGGCTCGACCACGCCGCTTTATGGCGCCGCGTCCGACCCGCTGGGCATGTGGTTCGCGAGTTGCCTGGTCATAGCGAGCGGCGTCTGCTGGTGGTGGGGCCTCAGGCTGTTCTTCGGACGTACGGCGTCCGTCGCCGGCTGGTGGATCATTGGCGCCAATGCGCTGATCATCGGCGTGCTTTTCCTGACGACCAGCGCCCAGCCGCCCCGGCTGCTGGCATTCGCGTTCTCGGTGCTGCTGGGCCTTGTGCTGGTTGCCCGCGAAGCCTGGCGCGGCGACGGCACGCCTTTGACGGTCGGGCGGGCCATGGTCGCGATTTCCTATACCGTCAGCCCCATCGCCATCATCGCGCGGGCAGTCTACTTTCTGATCGCGGATATCCCGGTGTCGCCGCTCAGCAATCACCCAGTCAGCGTCACGCTGCTCTATCTGGTGCCGTTGACCTGCAGCATCCTGGCGTCCGTCGGAACGCTGCTGATCTACCTCCAGCGCACGGTTGCCGAGAAAGATTATCTGGCGACCCATGATGACCTGACTCAATTGTTCAACCGCCGCGCCCTGGGTAACGCCGGCCGCGCCGCGCTCTCGGCAAGCGACCGCGACCACGGCGTCTCGCTGCTGTTGATCGACGTCGATCACTTCAAATCCGTCAACGACACGCTGGGGCACGAGGCTGGCGATGACGTGCTGCGGCTGGTGGCCGGAACGCTGGCGGCCAATTGCAGGCGGACCGACGTCATCGGTCGCCAGGGCGGCGAAGAATTCTGCATCATCTGCCCCGGCACCGACATTGAAGAGGCACGGCGTCTTGGCGAACAAATGCTCCAGGCCGTTACAGGCATTGCGTGGCCCGGCGGCGCCGGCCGGCCGCTGAGCATCAGTATCGGCATCGCCGCCGGCGGAGCCGACACCAATTGGGATGCCATGCTCCACAGCGCCGACGAGGCGCTCTATGCCGCCAAGGCGGCAGGCCGCGGTCAGGCGATCGTCGCATGA